One Panicum virgatum strain AP13 chromosome 3N, P.virgatum_v5, whole genome shotgun sequence DNA segment encodes these proteins:
- the LOC120665362 gene encoding uncharacterized protein LOC120665362 isoform X4 — MTAGRSAGVESFAPAAGGTPWKGRLRSYHATPQSLPMPRLPSSSKNREVEDEVCPTAGGTPWKGRLRSYHATPQSLPMPRLPSSSKNREVEDEVRTLNKKVVPKKNGKCRKAGAARQPRALRCQLLRRRGSDPEHSIVIEDEVNEEYKVRDDQSAMMPLRRSPRFHQEDKIVGKPLLPPNCQETSHNTKAQNAIRKDRNQVNLKRNRKNAGLKPLARMKSHNKPHQLCQDPQDIFTRKRVTGVPRMKSEKQQEKPSHSVVLTGKRKRGTERSSKKRPSYNYKEPKSLPAYFQENVPSNEPKKAIHKMIEKDPSIVAKPKAGHEKLINIDENIDEPSRTEREGMENFCGADDWTEEQDMALRKAYFTARPSPHFWKRVSKLVPGRSAKDCFNRIHADLSTPTPIAPRPRTCKTTFSPIGNFSLSDPKLPNLLESTVGRQRTAKQKSLATQKTVRHLLQKHYLVDQAQEADHFSLFETSPSAFQLNISSEYSPQTPESYSNSGSPGKCSGSLSARKKPFSQLRAERAEPSPAVLKPIKNVILHEKYVDQLSRREGTKRPRKRTPGSKGAGSATTVSRQEAGGLKAAKNALISEATDFISQFKKLQANSLVHIVENREDDDIECDASDNCHDDDN; from the exons ATGACGGCGGGACGGTCCGCCGGTGTG GAATCCTTTGCCCCAGCTGCTGGTGGGACACCATGGAAGGGGCGGCTACGCTCTTACCACGCGACCCCTCAAAGTTTGCCCATGCCGAGACTCCCTTCCAGTTCCAAGAACCGAGAGGTGGAAGATGAGGTCTGCCCAACTGCTGGTGGGACGCCATGGAAGGGGCGGCTACGCTCTTACCACGCGACCCCTCAAAGTTTGCCCATGCCGAGACTCCCTTCCAGTTCCAAGAACCGAGAGGTGGAAGATGAG GTCCGAACATTAAACAAGAAAGTTGTCCCCAAGAAGAATGGGAAATGCCGCAAAGCTGGAGCTGCGCGGCAGCCGAGGGCACTTCGATGCCAGTTGCTGCGGCGTAGGGGGAGCGATCCAGAGCACTCAATTGTGATTGAGGATGAAGTAAACGAG GAATATAAGGTAAGGGATGATCAATCAGCAATGATGCCTCTACGCAGATCTCCACGATTCCACCAGGAAGATAAGATTGTTGGGAAGCCGTTATTGCCACCAAATTGCCAGGAGACATCTCATAATACAAAGGCTCAAAATGCAATTAGGAAAGACAGAAATCAAGTGAATCTgaaaagaaataggaaaaatGCTGGATTGAAGCCTTTGGCAAGGATGAAAAGCCACAATAAGCCTCATCAACTTTGTCAAGATCCTCAAGATATTTTTACTAGGAAAAGGGTTACAGGTGTACCTCGCATGAAGAGTGAGAAGCAACAAGAAAAGCCCAGTCATTCTGTGGTGCTGACAGGTAAGAGGAAGAGAGGCACTGAAAGGTCATCAAAAAAGAGGCCAAGTTACAACTACAAGGAACCTAAATCATTGCCTGCATATTTCCAAGAAAATGTACCTAGCAATGAACCTAAAAAGGCCATCCACAAAATGATTGAAAAGGACCCTTCTATTGTGGCGAAGCCTAAAGCTGGTCATGAGAAATTGATAAACATTGATGAAAACATTGACGAGCCAAGTAGGACTGAAAGAGAAGGAATGGAAAATTTTTGTGGTGCAGATGATTGGACAGAAGAGCAGGACATGGCATTGCGTAAAGCTTATTTCACTGCACGACCATCCCCACATTTCTGGAAGAGAGTCTCAAAATTG GTGCCAGGGAGATCTGCCAAAGACTGCTTCAACCGAATTCATGCTGACCTCTCGACACCCACTCCCATTGCCCCACGTCCCAGAACATGTAAAACAACATTTTCTCCTATAGGAAATTTCTCATTGTCTGATCCAAAACTTCCAAATCTCTTGGAATCGACAGTCGGAAGGCAAAGGACAGCTAAACAGAAGAGCCTAGCGACTCAAAAGACGGTGAGGCATTTGTTACAGAAGCATTACCTCGTCGACCAAGCTCAAGAGGCCGATCACTTTTCATTATTTGAAACCTCACCAAGTGCCTTTCAACTGAACATATCTTCTGAGTATTCTCCTCAGACTCCCGAAAGTTATTCAAATTCAGGTTCTCCAGGCAAGTGCAGTGGAAGTTTGTCAGCACGAAAGAAACCGTTTTCACAATTAAGAGCTGAGCGAGCAGAACCGAGCCCAGCAGTTCTGAAGCCCATCAAGAATGTTATCTTACATGAGAAATATGTTGACCAGTTGTCTCGCAGAGAAGGCACAAAAAGGCCTCGCAAAAGGACTCCAGGCTCTAAAGGCGCGGGTTCTGCGACGACTGTTTCTCGGCAGGAAGCTGGTGGCCTGAAGGCTGCAAAAAATGCTCTCATCTCGGAAGCAACTGACTTTATAAGCCAGTTCAAGAAGTTGCAAGCCAATTCCCTTGTGCACATTGTTGAAAATAGAGAGGATGATGAtattgaatgtgatgctagtgataATTGCCATGATGATGATAATTGA
- the LOC120665362 gene encoding uncharacterized protein LOC120665362 isoform X3, translating into MTAGRSAGVESFAPAAGGTPWKGRLRSYHATPQSLPMPRLPSSSKNREVEDEVCPTAGGTPWKGRLRSYHATPQSLPMPRLPSSSKNREVEDEVRTLNKKVVPKKNGKCRKAGAARQPRALRCQLLRRRGSDPEHSIVIEDEVNEEYKVRDDQSAMMPLRRSPRFHQEDKIVGKPLLPPNCQETSHNTKAQNAIRKDRNQVNLKRNRKNAGLKPLARMKSHNKPHQLCQDPQDIFTRKRVTGVPRMKSEKQQEKPSHSVVLTGKRKRGTERSSKKRPSYNYKEPKSLPAYFQENVPSNEPKKAIHKMIEKDPSIVAKPKAGHEKLINIDENIDEPSRTEREGMENFCGADDWTEEQDMALRKAYFTARPSPHFWKRVSKLVPGRSAKDCFNRIHADLSTPTPIAPRPRTCKTTFSPIGNFSLSDPKLPNLLESTVGRQRTAKQKSLATQKTVRHLLQKHYLVDQAQEADHFSLFETSPSAFQLNISSEYSPQTPESYSNSGSPGKCSGSLSARKKPFSQLRAERAEPSPAVLKPIKNVILHEKYVDQLSRREGTKRPRKRTPGSKGAGSATTVSRQEAGGLKAAKNALISEATDFISQFKKLQANSLVHIVENREDDDIECDASDNCHDDDN; encoded by the exons ATGACGGCGGGACGGTCCGCCGGTGTG GAATCCTTTGCCCCAGCTGCTGGTGGGACACCATGGAAGGGGCGGCTACGCTCTTACCACGCGACCCCTCAAAGTTTGCCCATGCCGAGACTCCCTTCCAGTTCCAAGAACCGAGAGGTGGAAGATGAGGTCTGCCCAACTGCTGGTGGGACGCCATGGAAGGGGCGGCTACGCTCTTACCACGCGACCCCTCAAAGTTTGCCCATGCCGAGACTCCCTTCCAGTTCCAAGAACCGAGAG GTGGAAGATGAGGTCCGAACATTAAACAAGAAAGTTGTCCCCAAGAAGAATGGGAAATGCCGCAAAGCTGGAGCTGCGCGGCAGCCGAGGGCACTTCGATGCCAGTTGCTGCGGCGTAGGGGGAGCGATCCAGAGCACTCAATTGTGATTGAGGATGAAGTAAACGAG GAATATAAGGTAAGGGATGATCAATCAGCAATGATGCCTCTACGCAGATCTCCACGATTCCACCAGGAAGATAAGATTGTTGGGAAGCCGTTATTGCCACCAAATTGCCAGGAGACATCTCATAATACAAAGGCTCAAAATGCAATTAGGAAAGACAGAAATCAAGTGAATCTgaaaagaaataggaaaaatGCTGGATTGAAGCCTTTGGCAAGGATGAAAAGCCACAATAAGCCTCATCAACTTTGTCAAGATCCTCAAGATATTTTTACTAGGAAAAGGGTTACAGGTGTACCTCGCATGAAGAGTGAGAAGCAACAAGAAAAGCCCAGTCATTCTGTGGTGCTGACAGGTAAGAGGAAGAGAGGCACTGAAAGGTCATCAAAAAAGAGGCCAAGTTACAACTACAAGGAACCTAAATCATTGCCTGCATATTTCCAAGAAAATGTACCTAGCAATGAACCTAAAAAGGCCATCCACAAAATGATTGAAAAGGACCCTTCTATTGTGGCGAAGCCTAAAGCTGGTCATGAGAAATTGATAAACATTGATGAAAACATTGACGAGCCAAGTAGGACTGAAAGAGAAGGAATGGAAAATTTTTGTGGTGCAGATGATTGGACAGAAGAGCAGGACATGGCATTGCGTAAAGCTTATTTCACTGCACGACCATCCCCACATTTCTGGAAGAGAGTCTCAAAATTG GTGCCAGGGAGATCTGCCAAAGACTGCTTCAACCGAATTCATGCTGACCTCTCGACACCCACTCCCATTGCCCCACGTCCCAGAACATGTAAAACAACATTTTCTCCTATAGGAAATTTCTCATTGTCTGATCCAAAACTTCCAAATCTCTTGGAATCGACAGTCGGAAGGCAAAGGACAGCTAAACAGAAGAGCCTAGCGACTCAAAAGACGGTGAGGCATTTGTTACAGAAGCATTACCTCGTCGACCAAGCTCAAGAGGCCGATCACTTTTCATTATTTGAAACCTCACCAAGTGCCTTTCAACTGAACATATCTTCTGAGTATTCTCCTCAGACTCCCGAAAGTTATTCAAATTCAGGTTCTCCAGGCAAGTGCAGTGGAAGTTTGTCAGCACGAAAGAAACCGTTTTCACAATTAAGAGCTGAGCGAGCAGAACCGAGCCCAGCAGTTCTGAAGCCCATCAAGAATGTTATCTTACATGAGAAATATGTTGACCAGTTGTCTCGCAGAGAAGGCACAAAAAGGCCTCGCAAAAGGACTCCAGGCTCTAAAGGCGCGGGTTCTGCGACGACTGTTTCTCGGCAGGAAGCTGGTGGCCTGAAGGCTGCAAAAAATGCTCTCATCTCGGAAGCAACTGACTTTATAAGCCAGTTCAAGAAGTTGCAAGCCAATTCCCTTGTGCACATTGTTGAAAATAGAGAGGATGATGAtattgaatgtgatgctagtgataATTGCCATGATGATGATAATTGA
- the LOC120665362 gene encoding uncharacterized protein LOC120665362 isoform X2, which yields MTAGRSAGVESFAPAAGGTPWKGRLRSYHATPQSLPMPRLPSSSKNREVEDEVRPTAGGTPWKGRLRSYHATPQSLPMPRLPSSSKNREVEDEVRTLNKKVVPKKNGKCRKAGAARQPRALRCQLLRRRGSDPEHSIVIEDEVNEEYKVRDDQSAMMPLRRSPRFHQEDKIVGKPLLPPNCQETSHNTKAQNAIRKDRNQVNLKRNRKNAGLKPLARMKSHNKPHQLCQDPQDIFTRKRVTGVPRMKSEKQQEKPSHSVVLTGKRKRGTERSSKKRPSYNYKEPKSLPAYFQENVPSNEPKKAIHKMIEKDPSIVAKPKAGHEKLINIDENIDEPSRTEREGMENFCGADDWTEEQDMALRKAYFTARPSPHFWKRVSKLVPGRSAKDCFNRIHADLSTPTPIAPRPRTCKTTFSPIGNFSLSDPKLPNLLESTVGRQRTAKQKSLATQKTVRHLLQKHYLVDQAQEADHFSLFETSPSAFQLNISSEYSPQTPESYSNSGSPGKCSGSLSARKKPFSQLRAERAEPSPAVLKPIKNVILHEKYVDQLSRREGTKRPRKRTPGSKGAGSATTVSRQEAGGLKAAKNALISEATDFISQFKKLQANSLVHIVENREDDDIECDASDNCHDDDN from the exons ATGACGGCGGGACGGTCCGCCGGTGTG GAATCCTTTGCCCCAGCTGCTG GTGGGACGCCATGGAAGGGGCGGCTACGCTCTTACCACGCGACCCCTCAAAGTTTGCCCATGCCGAGACTCCCTTCCAGTTCCAAGAACCGAGAGGTGGAAGATGAGGTCCGCCCAACTGCTGGTGGGACGCCATGGAAGGGGCGGCTACGCTCTTACCACGCGACCCCTCAAAGTTTGCCCATGCCGAGACTCCCTTCCAGTTCCAAGAACCGAGAGGTGGAAGATGAGGTCCGAACATTAAACAAGAAAGTTGTCCCCAAGAAGAATGGGAAATGCCGCAAAGCTGGAGCTGCGCGGCAGCCGAGGGCACTTCGATGCCAGTTGCTGCGGCGTAGGGGGAGCGATCCAGAGCACTCAATTGTGATTGAGGATGAAGTAAACGAG GAATATAAGGTAAGGGATGATCAATCAGCAATGATGCCTCTACGCAGATCTCCACGATTCCACCAGGAAGATAAGATTGTTGGGAAGCCGTTATTGCCACCAAATTGCCAGGAGACATCTCATAATACAAAGGCTCAAAATGCAATTAGGAAAGACAGAAATCAAGTGAATCTgaaaagaaataggaaaaatGCTGGATTGAAGCCTTTGGCAAGGATGAAAAGCCACAATAAGCCTCATCAACTTTGTCAAGATCCTCAAGATATTTTTACTAGGAAAAGGGTTACAGGTGTACCTCGCATGAAGAGTGAGAAGCAACAAGAAAAGCCCAGTCATTCTGTGGTGCTGACAGGTAAGAGGAAGAGAGGCACTGAAAGGTCATCAAAAAAGAGGCCAAGTTACAACTACAAGGAACCTAAATCATTGCCTGCATATTTCCAAGAAAATGTACCTAGCAATGAACCTAAAAAGGCCATCCACAAAATGATTGAAAAGGACCCTTCTATTGTGGCGAAGCCTAAAGCTGGTCATGAGAAATTGATAAACATTGATGAAAACATTGACGAGCCAAGTAGGACTGAAAGAGAAGGAATGGAAAATTTTTGTGGTGCAGATGATTGGACAGAAGAGCAGGACATGGCATTGCGTAAAGCTTATTTCACTGCACGACCATCCCCACATTTCTGGAAGAGAGTCTCAAAATTG GTGCCAGGGAGATCTGCCAAAGACTGCTTCAACCGAATTCATGCTGACCTCTCGACACCCACTCCCATTGCCCCACGTCCCAGAACATGTAAAACAACATTTTCTCCTATAGGAAATTTCTCATTGTCTGATCCAAAACTTCCAAATCTCTTGGAATCGACAGTCGGAAGGCAAAGGACAGCTAAACAGAAGAGCCTAGCGACTCAAAAGACGGTGAGGCATTTGTTACAGAAGCATTACCTCGTCGACCAAGCTCAAGAGGCCGATCACTTTTCATTATTTGAAACCTCACCAAGTGCCTTTCAACTGAACATATCTTCTGAGTATTCTCCTCAGACTCCCGAAAGTTATTCAAATTCAGGTTCTCCAGGCAAGTGCAGTGGAAGTTTGTCAGCACGAAAGAAACCGTTTTCACAATTAAGAGCTGAGCGAGCAGAACCGAGCCCAGCAGTTCTGAAGCCCATCAAGAATGTTATCTTACATGAGAAATATGTTGACCAGTTGTCTCGCAGAGAAGGCACAAAAAGGCCTCGCAAAAGGACTCCAGGCTCTAAAGGCGCGGGTTCTGCGACGACTGTTTCTCGGCAGGAAGCTGGTGGCCTGAAGGCTGCAAAAAATGCTCTCATCTCGGAAGCAACTGACTTTATAAGCCAGTTCAAGAAGTTGCAAGCCAATTCCCTTGTGCACATTGTTGAAAATAGAGAGGATGATGAtattgaatgtgatgctagtgataATTGCCATGATGATGATAATTGA
- the LOC120665362 gene encoding uncharacterized protein LOC120665362 isoform X1 produces MTAGRSAGVESFAPAAGGTPWKGRLRSYHATPQSLPMPRLPSSSKNREVEDEVCPTAGGTPWKGRLRSYHATPQSLPMPRLPSSSKNREVEDEVRPTAGGTPWKGRLRSYHATPQSLPMPRLPSSSKNREVEDEVRTLNKKVVPKKNGKCRKAGAARQPRALRCQLLRRRGSDPEHSIVIEDEVNEEYKVRDDQSAMMPLRRSPRFHQEDKIVGKPLLPPNCQETSHNTKAQNAIRKDRNQVNLKRNRKNAGLKPLARMKSHNKPHQLCQDPQDIFTRKRVTGVPRMKSEKQQEKPSHSVVLTGKRKRGTERSSKKRPSYNYKEPKSLPAYFQENVPSNEPKKAIHKMIEKDPSIVAKPKAGHEKLINIDENIDEPSRTEREGMENFCGADDWTEEQDMALRKAYFTARPSPHFWKRVSKLVPGRSAKDCFNRIHADLSTPTPIAPRPRTCKTTFSPIGNFSLSDPKLPNLLESTVGRQRTAKQKSLATQKTVRHLLQKHYLVDQAQEADHFSLFETSPSAFQLNISSEYSPQTPESYSNSGSPGKCSGSLSARKKPFSQLRAERAEPSPAVLKPIKNVILHEKYVDQLSRREGTKRPRKRTPGSKGAGSATTVSRQEAGGLKAAKNALISEATDFISQFKKLQANSLVHIVENREDDDIECDASDNCHDDDN; encoded by the exons ATGACGGCGGGACGGTCCGCCGGTGTG GAATCCTTTGCCCCAGCTGCTGGTGGGACACCATGGAAGGGGCGGCTACGCTCTTACCACGCGACCCCTCAAAGTTTGCCCATGCCGAGACTCCCTTCCAGTTCCAAGAACCGAGAGGTGGAAGATGAGGTCTGCCCAACTGCTGGTGGGACGCCATGGAAGGGGCGGCTACGCTCTTACCACGCGACCCCTCAAAGTTTGCCCATGCCGAGACTCCCTTCCAGTTCCAAGAACCGAGAGGTGGAAGATGAGGTCCGCCCAACTGCTGGTGGGACGCCATGGAAGGGGCGGCTACGCTCTTACCACGCGACCCCTCAAAGTTTGCCCATGCCGAGACTCCCTTCCAGTTCCAAGAACCGAGAGGTGGAAGATGAGGTCCGAACATTAAACAAGAAAGTTGTCCCCAAGAAGAATGGGAAATGCCGCAAAGCTGGAGCTGCGCGGCAGCCGAGGGCACTTCGATGCCAGTTGCTGCGGCGTAGGGGGAGCGATCCAGAGCACTCAATTGTGATTGAGGATGAAGTAAACGAG GAATATAAGGTAAGGGATGATCAATCAGCAATGATGCCTCTACGCAGATCTCCACGATTCCACCAGGAAGATAAGATTGTTGGGAAGCCGTTATTGCCACCAAATTGCCAGGAGACATCTCATAATACAAAGGCTCAAAATGCAATTAGGAAAGACAGAAATCAAGTGAATCTgaaaagaaataggaaaaatGCTGGATTGAAGCCTTTGGCAAGGATGAAAAGCCACAATAAGCCTCATCAACTTTGTCAAGATCCTCAAGATATTTTTACTAGGAAAAGGGTTACAGGTGTACCTCGCATGAAGAGTGAGAAGCAACAAGAAAAGCCCAGTCATTCTGTGGTGCTGACAGGTAAGAGGAAGAGAGGCACTGAAAGGTCATCAAAAAAGAGGCCAAGTTACAACTACAAGGAACCTAAATCATTGCCTGCATATTTCCAAGAAAATGTACCTAGCAATGAACCTAAAAAGGCCATCCACAAAATGATTGAAAAGGACCCTTCTATTGTGGCGAAGCCTAAAGCTGGTCATGAGAAATTGATAAACATTGATGAAAACATTGACGAGCCAAGTAGGACTGAAAGAGAAGGAATGGAAAATTTTTGTGGTGCAGATGATTGGACAGAAGAGCAGGACATGGCATTGCGTAAAGCTTATTTCACTGCACGACCATCCCCACATTTCTGGAAGAGAGTCTCAAAATTG GTGCCAGGGAGATCTGCCAAAGACTGCTTCAACCGAATTCATGCTGACCTCTCGACACCCACTCCCATTGCCCCACGTCCCAGAACATGTAAAACAACATTTTCTCCTATAGGAAATTTCTCATTGTCTGATCCAAAACTTCCAAATCTCTTGGAATCGACAGTCGGAAGGCAAAGGACAGCTAAACAGAAGAGCCTAGCGACTCAAAAGACGGTGAGGCATTTGTTACAGAAGCATTACCTCGTCGACCAAGCTCAAGAGGCCGATCACTTTTCATTATTTGAAACCTCACCAAGTGCCTTTCAACTGAACATATCTTCTGAGTATTCTCCTCAGACTCCCGAAAGTTATTCAAATTCAGGTTCTCCAGGCAAGTGCAGTGGAAGTTTGTCAGCACGAAAGAAACCGTTTTCACAATTAAGAGCTGAGCGAGCAGAACCGAGCCCAGCAGTTCTGAAGCCCATCAAGAATGTTATCTTACATGAGAAATATGTTGACCAGTTGTCTCGCAGAGAAGGCACAAAAAGGCCTCGCAAAAGGACTCCAGGCTCTAAAGGCGCGGGTTCTGCGACGACTGTTTCTCGGCAGGAAGCTGGTGGCCTGAAGGCTGCAAAAAATGCTCTCATCTCGGAAGCAACTGACTTTATAAGCCAGTTCAAGAAGTTGCAAGCCAATTCCCTTGTGCACATTGTTGAAAATAGAGAGGATGATGAtattgaatgtgatgctagtgataATTGCCATGATGATGATAATTGA